One part of the Bdellovibrio sp. KM01 genome encodes these proteins:
- a CDS encoding DNA polymerase III subunit alpha: MNKSLDIRKTQAIATTAKGFVELLGRSNFSFLRGASSPEEMVEAAIHNNYDGIAMCDLNGLYGVARGFLTANTPSVFTESSKAKEGFHYLVGSELTLTDESTVTLIPMNKNGYTHLCELLTLGKRQAAKGFSSLRLDQIEKYNQDLLCLALPPIDEKRYDSLEKIFGDRLYIPVWRDLTWESQEFYKQAIQLEQKCGAQLFVTQRPFMHTRDRKPLFDVLTCTLHHTTLEEARDKLIQNAERSLSSLPQICSRWADRVDLVEKTVEIAARVTFTLDEIRYRYPRSNLPQGKTPTEYLRFLVEEGLKWRFPEGPTKKILDTIEHELEMIKELEYEDYFLTLREICEFADRKGILYQGRGSAANSIVCFCIGLTSVNPKDIDVLFERFISRERREPPDIDIDFEHSRREEVIQYIYEKYNERHAAMVCTVVRYRSRMAIRETAKVFGISLENINAMVKFMGRDGMRRLVEDPTIHKRFGVESPEVWMLFLKMAGQVHGFPRHLGIHTGGFLITQDPITEMVPVEKATMNGRYVIQWNKDDVAVLKLMKIDVLSLGMLTCLRKCFDLLKKHKGISFNLATLPQDDKPTYEMICKADTVGVFQIESRAQMQTLPRMLPRNFYDLVVEVALVRPGPLQGGMVHPYLRRRQGLEPVTYAHKDLEPILKRTHGVPIFQEQVMKIVIVAANFSPGEADELRRIMSSAWRKRSTMDAIRDRIMTGFKNHGISQEYAEQIYATIEGFANYGFPESHAASFAVLTYASCYLKCRHPDVFACGLLNSQPMGFYAPRTIISEAQRNGVKVAPLCIQNSDYDYTLEEENENNTHTMRVGLRSIYGLPEELMRRIEDQRKLHGPYQDIKDFIQRTQLPRSVLITLAATGAMECFQTNARELIWLIEGLSLDQNSFLWGQPKEIMTQGSFDEEESSSENLPFESNWDRMRREYDTKGFSVDSHPLSVLRSYLKTKNAALIAQRYVPYATSSDLERISHKKKVRVAGLVSVTQRPPTAKGMCFITLEDEFGFMNIVIHPDVYQKDREVIYSRSLLEVQGQVEKVGSITNVRAINILPLG, from the coding sequence ATGAATAAGTCCCTTGATATTCGTAAAACACAGGCGATCGCTACCACGGCCAAAGGATTCGTGGAACTTTTGGGGCGCAGTAACTTTTCCTTTCTGCGCGGGGCTTCCTCCCCCGAAGAAATGGTCGAAGCTGCCATCCATAATAATTATGATGGCATCGCGATGTGTGACCTGAACGGTCTTTACGGTGTTGCGCGCGGATTTTTAACTGCCAACACGCCTTCGGTTTTTACGGAATCTTCCAAAGCCAAAGAGGGCTTTCATTACTTGGTGGGTTCTGAACTGACGTTGACCGATGAAAGCACGGTCACGCTGATTCCCATGAATAAAAATGGCTACACCCATCTGTGCGAACTTTTAACTTTAGGTAAAAGACAGGCCGCCAAAGGATTTTCATCTTTACGTCTGGATCAGATCGAAAAGTACAACCAGGATCTTTTGTGCTTAGCTTTGCCTCCAATTGATGAGAAACGCTATGACAGTTTAGAAAAGATTTTTGGCGATCGACTATATATTCCCGTATGGCGAGATCTCACGTGGGAATCCCAGGAATTTTACAAACAAGCAATACAACTTGAACAAAAATGTGGCGCTCAGCTTTTCGTCACGCAACGTCCGTTCATGCATACACGGGATCGCAAACCTTTATTTGATGTCCTGACTTGCACTCTTCATCACACCACTTTGGAAGAAGCGCGCGATAAATTGATTCAAAATGCTGAACGTTCACTCAGTTCACTCCCGCAAATCTGCTCCAGATGGGCCGATCGAGTCGATCTTGTGGAAAAAACTGTGGAAATCGCCGCACGTGTGACTTTCACATTGGACGAGATTCGCTATCGTTATCCTCGTTCAAATTTGCCACAAGGTAAGACTCCGACAGAATATTTACGCTTCTTAGTTGAAGAAGGTTTGAAGTGGAGATTCCCCGAAGGACCGACGAAAAAAATTCTGGATACCATCGAACATGAACTCGAAATGATCAAAGAGTTGGAGTACGAAGACTATTTTCTTACATTACGTGAAATATGTGAGTTTGCCGATCGTAAGGGGATTTTATATCAAGGCCGGGGCTCTGCCGCGAACTCCATTGTCTGCTTTTGTATTGGGCTGACCTCGGTAAATCCCAAGGACATCGATGTTTTGTTTGAACGTTTTATTTCCCGCGAGCGTCGGGAACCCCCAGATATCGATATCGACTTTGAGCACAGCCGCCGCGAAGAAGTGATTCAGTATATTTATGAAAAGTACAACGAGCGTCATGCTGCCATGGTCTGCACTGTGGTTCGTTATCGTTCGCGCATGGCGATTCGTGAAACCGCCAAAGTTTTTGGTATTTCTTTAGAAAACATCAATGCCATGGTGAAATTCATGGGCCGCGATGGCATGCGCAGGTTGGTTGAGGATCCCACGATTCACAAACGCTTTGGTGTTGAAAGCCCTGAAGTTTGGATGCTGTTTTTGAAAATGGCAGGACAGGTGCACGGTTTCCCCCGCCACTTGGGTATTCATACAGGTGGTTTTCTGATCACTCAGGATCCCATCACGGAAATGGTACCGGTCGAAAAAGCCACCATGAACGGACGCTATGTTATTCAGTGGAACAAAGATGATGTCGCCGTTTTAAAACTGATGAAGATCGACGTTCTAAGTCTTGGCATGCTGACTTGTTTAAGAAAGTGTTTTGATCTTTTAAAAAAACACAAAGGCATCAGCTTTAATCTGGCGACTCTTCCCCAAGATGACAAACCTACTTATGAAATGATCTGTAAAGCAGACACTGTGGGGGTTTTCCAAATTGAATCCCGCGCGCAGATGCAGACACTCCCCCGCATGCTGCCCCGAAATTTTTACGACTTGGTTGTTGAGGTGGCATTGGTACGTCCCGGTCCTTTGCAAGGGGGCATGGTTCATCCTTATTTACGTCGCAGACAGGGACTGGAACCCGTCACCTATGCTCACAAAGATTTAGAACCGATTTTAAAACGCACTCATGGAGTTCCGATCTTTCAAGAGCAAGTGATGAAAATCGTGATCGTCGCTGCGAACTTTAGCCCCGGTGAAGCCGATGAGCTGCGCAGGATCATGTCCTCGGCCTGGAGAAAACGCAGCACCATGGACGCCATTCGTGATCGCATCATGACCGGCTTTAAAAATCACGGTATCTCCCAGGAATATGCCGAGCAAATTTATGCGACGATCGAAGGCTTTGCGAATTATGGTTTCCCCGAAAGTCATGCGGCAAGCTTTGCCGTTCTGACATATGCCAGCTGCTATTTAAAATGCCGCCACCCGGATGTCTTTGCCTGTGGGCTTTTAAACAGTCAGCCTATGGGATTTTATGCTCCCCGCACGATTATTTCTGAAGCCCAAAGAAATGGTGTTAAAGTCGCGCCGTTATGTATTCAAAATTCTGACTATGATTATACTTTAGAAGAAGAAAATGAAAACAACACCCACACCATGCGAGTGGGCTTGCGCTCGATTTACGGTCTTCCCGAAGAACTGATGCGCAGAATTGAAGACCAGCGCAAACTGCATGGTCCTTATCAAGACATCAAAGACTTCATTCAACGCACACAGCTTCCGCGCAGTGTTTTAATTACTCTTGCTGCAACGGGGGCGATGGAATGCTTTCAAACCAATGCGCGAGAACTTATCTGGTTGATTGAAGGGCTTAGCCTTGATCAAAATAGTTTTCTTTGGGGACAACCAAAAGAAATTATGACTCAAGGTTCTTTCGACGAGGAAGAATCTTCTTCGGAAAACCTGCCGTTTGAATCCAATTGGGATCGCATGCGCCGCGAGTATGACACCAAAGGATTCTCAGTCGACTCGCATCCACTGTCAGTTCTGCGTTCTTATTTGAAAACCAAGAATGCGGCTTTGATTGCTCAGCGCTATGTTCCTTATGCCACGTCTTCGGATCTGGAAAGAATCAGCCATAAAAAGAAAGTTCGCGTGGCAGGCCTTGTTTCCGTCACACAACGTCCTCCGACCGCAAAGGGAATGTGTTTTATCACTTTGGAAGATGAATTCGGATTTATGAATATTGTTATTCACCCCGATGTTTATCAAAAAGACCGGGAGGTGATTTATAGCCGCTCCCTTTTAGAAGTCCAAGGACAAGTAGAAAAAGTCGGAAGCATCACGAACGTCCGCGCCATTAATATTCTTCCTTTAGGATAA